In Candidatus Contubernalis alkalaceticus, the genomic window AGGATATAACAGAAAAAAAGGGTATGGATTTAGATCTTAAGGATAGTGAACAGCGATTCAGAAGCCTGGTGGAACTGGCTCCTGATGCCATCTTTGTGCAGGCGGATAAGCAGTTCGTTTACGTCAACCAGGCGGCGGTGAATCTCTTTGGTGCGGAGTCCAGGGAGCAGTTAATAGGTACGCCGGTCATGGAACGCTTTCATCCGGATTACCACCAACAGGTTTTACAGAGAATAAAAATTTTAAACCAAAAAAAAGAGCCGGTTCCCTGGTTGGAACAAGTTTATCTCAAATTGGACGGCACCTCTGTAGACGTGGAGGTGGCAGCAGTTCCCATTCGTTTTGCCTCCCGGGATGGCGCACTGGTGTATATTCGGGATATCACCGAAAGAAAGCGAAAAGAACAGAAGAAAATGTATGAACTGGCTTTGTTACGGCAGCAGCAAAAGTTGGAAGCCATTGGAGTCCTGGCCAGCGGGGTAGCTCACGAAATAAACAATCCCATCAATGGGATCATGAATTACGGACAGCTGCTCTTAGATAACGAGGAGCCCGGTAGTACTAATGCAAAATATTTAGGTGAAATTATTGATGAATGTGAAAGGGTGTCTTCCATAGTTCAAAATCTTTTGCAGTTTGCCCGTCATGAAAAGCAGTCACACAGTCCGGCACAGGTTAAGGACATTATCACAAAAACTCTGCTATTGATTGATTCTGTTTTTCGAAAGGAGCAAATTGTCTTGGAAGTTACTATTCCGGAAGGCCTGCCCAGTATAAAATGCCGAAGCCAACAGATTCAGCAGGTACTGATGAATTTGTTGACCAACGCTCGGGATTCGTTGAATGTGAGATTTCCGGGGTATCATGTAAACAAAATTATTAAAATTATTTGCAGTCATATTATAAAAGATGGTCGACGCTGGATACGAATTACTGTGGAAGATTGCGGTACAGGAATACCTGAAAGCATTCATGAGAAGCTCTATGAACCCTTTTTCACTACAAAAATTAGGGAACAGGGGACTGGATTAGGTTTGGCCATCAGCTATGGAATTGTAAAAGAACATAATGGACATATAAGTTTTGAGACAAAAGTAGAAAGTTTTACTAAGTTTTACCTGGACTTGCCTGTTGATAATGGATGGGCCATTGAAAGCGTTGAAGAGTAATAATTATCAGTAATGAAAGGAAGCTAAGATGGGGAAAGTTCTAATTGTGGATGACGAAAAAAGTATGCGTTATACCTTACGGGAATTTCTTCGTAGAGAGGGATATGAAGTAGAGGCTGCCGAAGATGCGGTAAAAGCCTTAGCACTCCTTAAACAGGATGCTTTTGATGTGGTGGTAACAGACATCATTATGCCCTGTCTCTCCGGGGTGGAATTGTTGGAACAGATTCGTAATATAATGCCTGACCTGCAGGTGATTTTAATGACCGGGGAGCCCACGGTGGAGACCGCGGTGAAAGCTGTACAGGTCGGTGCGTATGATTATATAAGTAAACCCATCCTGAAGAGTACTTTACTTAAAGTGGTAAAGAAGGCTCTGCATCTGAAAGAAATTACGGATAAAAAGCAAAGGCTGGAGGAGGCTAATCGTCACCATCAAGAGAATCTGGAGCAGCTGGTGGAGGAACGAACTCGGGCACTCCACCAGTCTATGCAGAGTTCCATTAAGGTTCTGGCATCCATGTTGGACCTGAGAGATCCATATACAGCGGGTCATCAGAGACGGGCGGGCAACTTAGCTTCGGCAATAGGCAGGGAATTAGGACTCTCCAACAATGTAATAGAAGGGCTTCGGGTTACCGGTTACCTGCACGACATTGGAAAAATTGCACTGCCGGCAGAGATATTGGCCAAGCCAGGGAAAATCAATGAACTGGAATATGAAATTATAAAAACCCATGCAGCTCAAGGGTACACCATTTTGAAGGATTTAGAATTACCATGGCCGGTGGCCCAGGTGGTTTGCCAGCATCATGAGAGGCTGGACGGCAGCGGCTATCCCATTGGCTTGAAAAATGAAGATATTTTAACGGAAGCTAAAATCCTTATGGTTGCAGACGTGGTGGAGGCCATGTCTTCTCACCGGCCCTATCGAACAAGCTTGGGAATAGAGATGGCATTGGAGGAAATAGAAGAGAACTCCGGCAGGTTGTATGACCCACAGGCGGTAACAGTTTGTCTTCAATTATTCAGGGACAAGGGTTACAAAATTACGGATTCCTTTAGTAAAACAAATTTCTTTCATATCCATTAACATATCTCTAATCTTTTTAAAAACTCATCCCTTTTAGGGTATGCGTAATTAAAAGTGATAATAAATATGTTTTTAGACAAACTTATTTAAAAAATTTCATATTATAACCAGGGAATATTGAATAGTAAGTGACACCAAAAAAATGTAAATCTAATAAAGGACAGGTCCTATGAATTTTTTTATTGCCAGACAGCCAATTTTTAATAAAAATGAATCTATATTTGGGTATAAATTGTTTTACAGCCCTTTTGCTGCTGTAATTGATGGTGAAGGCGTTGAAAAGGACTCTCCTTTGGACAATATAATGTCTATTGGCAAACAAACTCTTTCTTCCGGAAAAAAAATAATTATAAATTTTTCAAGCTCACTGCTTCAAAATAATTTCTTGTATCTTAAGGATACCTTTGTTTTGGTTACGGCAAATAACAATGGTGACCCTTTCAAAGTATGTAGAGAGTTAAAAAGGACAGGTTATTCAATCGCCCTGGATTTCCGGTGCTTAGAAAATCAGGAGTATATTATTAATCACTGTGACCTTATAGTGGTTGATTTTACAGATGAGAATGCGGAATATTATTGTGGTGAATTAACAAAATATTATAATCCAAAGGTTTTAGCTGATAATATTTTTACAAGAAAGATTTATGACAAGGCTGTTTTGAGTGGGTGCACCTATTTTAACGGGGAATATTTTAAACTGCCCTTAGTGGATGGTAAAAAACCCCTCAGCGGGAACAGATATATCTATATTGAACTTCTAAAAGCAGTTAATACTCCCAACCCGGACTTTGAAGAGATAGAGGATTTAATTAAAAAGGACGTAACCATAACTTACAGCTTATTAAAATATATAAATTCCGGGGCTTTCTATTTTGTAAATGAGATAACCTCTGTTCAACAGACGCTGGCACTGCTGGGCCAAAAAGGTACGGTTAAGTGGCTTTCTTGGATAGTGTTAAGTGTAATGTCACAAAAAAAACCTGGAGAGATAATTACCCTATCCCTAATCAGGGCCATATTTTCTGAGGAAATTGCTGAGCTTATTGGCTACATTAACAGTTTTCATTTTTTTATTATGGGTATGTTTTCTTTTCTGGATATCATGCTGGACTGTCCCATGGAGGAAGTGCTAAAGGAAATTCCAATATCAAAAGAAATAAAAGATGCCTTGCTGGGAATAGATAATGAATATAAAATCATCTATGATTTAGTTTGTTTTTACGAACAAGGCAATTTTCAAAAAGTATTAGAAATAACTGAAAGTTTTAATCTTGCTCCCCAAGAGATTACCGGAGCTTATATTAAGGCTTTAAATGGTGTACTTTAGGAGCAACAGAGGGACAGGTCCCTTTTCTTCATAGCCCTTAGTGTTTGTACCTAGTTTTTTTCTATAGATTTTTATAATGGTTTCCCAGGGGACATCCATAAATGTAGTATTTCCATATACCATAATACCCACTGGTTGATATTTATTAGCTGAAACAAAAACTTTTTGACCATATTCATTAGTATTTGAGATGTTTCCTTCTGCTTCTCCGTCCCCTCCGGATCCAGCTCCAGATTAACTTCAGCCAACTTCCTTCCCGGGCCTTGGGAGCAAAGTGGTAACAAGTCATCCCTGAAACTACTCAACCAATTTCTTAACCAGTGAGTTAAAAAGCCCTTCAATGAAATCAGCGCCGGCATATCCTGTTGCTATTATCATTAATTTCAATATCTCTAAATCCTTATCAAGGAGCATCAATCCAATAATCCCGGCAATTCCTCCTATGATAAGGCTTACCAGCAGAAGCTTCAAGTTGAACCAATCCTCAAAATTTTTACCAGACTTATTAGCCTCTTCAAGTTGTTTTTTTATTCCTATAAGAGCTCTTATCCCTTGTCCCAGGACACCATATAAAAATGATTCAAATAGTCCCAATATCCAGGCCTCCTTTTTGATGATTGTATTTCACTAATTTTTTTTCTGCTCTTCCCTCTCCAATGGAACCAGCTCCAGGTTAAACTTCACCCAGATTCCTTCCCCGGCCCTCTTGGGAGCAGGACCCGGGGAATGTCTATCTTACACGTCGTCAAAAAATATTTTATTATTCATCCATAAACATCCATAATGATTGTTTGGACAAAATGTTACTTACTTCTTCTGCGCTAATCCCATGTTCTTCTGCTACCTGTGCAGTTATTTCATCTTCATCTGGCAAAGCAAATGGATCTTCATCCATT contains:
- a CDS encoding EAL and HDOD domain-containing protein yields the protein MNFFIARQPIFNKNESIFGYKLFYSPFAAVIDGEGVEKDSPLDNIMSIGKQTLSSGKKIIINFSSSLLQNNFLYLKDTFVLVTANNNGDPFKVCRELKRTGYSIALDFRCLENQEYIINHCDLIVVDFTDENAEYYCGELTKYYNPKVLADNIFTRKIYDKAVLSGCTYFNGEYFKLPLVDGKKPLSGNRYIYIELLKAVNTPNPDFEEIEDLIKKDVTITYSLLKYINSGAFYFVNEITSVQQTLALLGQKGTVKWLSWIVLSVMSQKKPGEIITLSLIRAIFSEEIAELIGYINSFHFFIMGMFSFLDIMLDCPMEEVLKEIPISKEIKDALLGIDNEYKIIYDLVCFYEQGNFQKVLEITESFNLAPQEITGAYIKALNGVL
- a CDS encoding HD domain-containing phosphohydrolase, with the translated sequence MGKVLIVDDEKSMRYTLREFLRREGYEVEAAEDAVKALALLKQDAFDVVVTDIIMPCLSGVELLEQIRNIMPDLQVILMTGEPTVETAVKAVQVGAYDYISKPILKSTLLKVVKKALHLKEITDKKQRLEEANRHHQENLEQLVEERTRALHQSMQSSIKVLASMLDLRDPYTAGHQRRAGNLASAIGRELGLSNNVIEGLRVTGYLHDIGKIALPAEILAKPGKINELEYEIIKTHAAQGYTILKDLELPWPVAQVVCQHHERLDGSGYPIGLKNEDILTEAKILMVADVVEAMSSHRPYRTSLGIEMALEEIEENSGRLYDPQAVTVCLQLFRDKGYKITDSFSKTNFFHIH